A single Pan paniscus chromosome 21, NHGRI_mPanPan1-v2.0_pri, whole genome shotgun sequence DNA region contains:
- the OSER1 gene encoding oxidative stress-responsive serine-rich protein 1 isoform X1 produces MKSEAKDGEEESLQTAFKKLRVDASGSVASLSVGEGTGVRAPVRTATDDTKPKTTCASKDSWHGSTRKSSRGAVRTQRRRRSKSPVLHPPKFIHCSTIASSSSSQLKHKSQTDSPDGSSGLGISSPKEFSAGESSTSLDANHTGAVVEPLRTSVPRLPSESKKEDSSDATQVPQASLKASDLSDFQSVSKLNQGKPCTCIGKECQCNRWHDMEVYSFSGLQSVPPLAPERRSTLEDYSQSLHARTLSGSPRSCSEQARVFVDDVTIEDLSGYMEYYLYIPKKMSHMAEMMYT; encoded by the exons ATGAAATCCGAAGCCAAGGATGGAGAGGAGGAGAGTCTACAGACtgctttcaaaaaattaagaGTGGATGCATCAGG GTCCGTAGCATCTCTGTCTGTTGGAGAAGGCACAGGTGTCAGAGCACCAGTCAGAACAGCAACAGATGATACCAAACCTAAAACCACATGTGCATCTAAAGACAGTTGGCATGG gtCTACAAGGAAGTCTTCACGAGGAGCAGTGAGAACTCAGCGTCGTCGACGTTCTAAGTCTCCTGTCCTTCATCCTCCAAAGTTTATACATTGCAGTACAATAGCATCTTCTTCCAGCAGTCAACTCAAGCACAAAAGCCAGACTGACTCACCTGATGGCAGCAGTGGGCTGGGAATTTCATCCCCTAAAGAGTTCAGTGCAGGAGAAAGCTCTACTTCTCTCGATGCTAATCACACAGGGGCAGTCGTTGAGCCTTTGAGAACTTCTGTTCCAAGGCTCCCATCAGAGAGTAAGAAGGAAGACTCCTCTGACGCTACCCAAGTCCCCCAAGCAAGTCTCAAAGCCAGTGATCTCTCTGACTTTCAATCAGTTTCCAAGCTAAACCAGGGCAAGCCATGCACATGCATAGGCAAGGAATGCCAGTGTAACAGATGGCATGATATGGAAGTGTATTCCTTTTCAGGCCTGCAGAGTGTCCCTCCCTTGGCTCCAGAACGAAGATCCACACTTGAGGACTACTCTCAGTCGCTGCACGCCAGAACTCTGTCTGGCTCTCCCCGATCCTGTTCTGAGCAAGCTCGAGTCTTCGTGGATGATGTGACCATTGAGGACCTGTCAGGCTACATGGAGTATTACTTGTATATTCCCAAGAAAATGTCCCACATGGCAGAAATGATGTACACCTGA
- the OSER1 gene encoding oxidative stress-responsive serine-rich protein 1 isoform X2 has translation MKSEAKDGEEESLQTAFKKLRVDASGSTRKSSRGAVRTQRRRRSKSPVLHPPKFIHCSTIASSSSSQLKHKSQTDSPDGSSGLGISSPKEFSAGESSTSLDANHTGAVVEPLRTSVPRLPSESKKEDSSDATQVPQASLKASDLSDFQSVSKLNQGKPCTCIGKECQCNRWHDMEVYSFSGLQSVPPLAPERRSTLEDYSQSLHARTLSGSPRSCSEQARVFVDDVTIEDLSGYMEYYLYIPKKMSHMAEMMYT, from the exons ATGAAATCCGAAGCCAAGGATGGAGAGGAGGAGAGTCTACAGACtgctttcaaaaaattaagaGTGGATGCATCAGG gtCTACAAGGAAGTCTTCACGAGGAGCAGTGAGAACTCAGCGTCGTCGACGTTCTAAGTCTCCTGTCCTTCATCCTCCAAAGTTTATACATTGCAGTACAATAGCATCTTCTTCCAGCAGTCAACTCAAGCACAAAAGCCAGACTGACTCACCTGATGGCAGCAGTGGGCTGGGAATTTCATCCCCTAAAGAGTTCAGTGCAGGAGAAAGCTCTACTTCTCTCGATGCTAATCACACAGGGGCAGTCGTTGAGCCTTTGAGAACTTCTGTTCCAAGGCTCCCATCAGAGAGTAAGAAGGAAGACTCCTCTGACGCTACCCAAGTCCCCCAAGCAAGTCTCAAAGCCAGTGATCTCTCTGACTTTCAATCAGTTTCCAAGCTAAACCAGGGCAAGCCATGCACATGCATAGGCAAGGAATGCCAGTGTAACAGATGGCATGATATGGAAGTGTATTCCTTTTCAGGCCTGCAGAGTGTCCCTCCCTTGGCTCCAGAACGAAGATCCACACTTGAGGACTACTCTCAGTCGCTGCACGCCAGAACTCTGTCTGGCTCTCCCCGATCCTGTTCTGAGCAAGCTCGAGTCTTCGTGGATGATGTGACCATTGAGGACCTGTCAGGCTACATGGAGTATTACTTGTATATTCCCAAGAAAATGTCCCACATGGCAGAAATGATGTACACCTGA